DNA from Cupriavidus necator N-1:
GGCAGGTACGTCACGCTGGTGGGGGGTTCACGATCGGCAATGGTGGGGAAGGCGAAGTTACGCAACGCCTCCGTTCGTTGTTGACCGGCATCCAGCGCGGCAAGATCGCCGACCCGTTCGGATGGGTTCATCACGTCGATTGAGACCGGCGTGTTTGACATCAGCGGCGTGCAAGGAATCGGAGGGCCGTGCGCGCCGCGTTGATTCGGTTTGACGTCTGTCCCCGTGGCCTGGGCGGTCCGGGTAATTCCAACAAATACCGGGACCGGGGCGCGACCTGCGTGCCGGCAAGCCGTGCCGTCGACCCCGGCAGCACGCTGCCCGGATGCCTTCGCGCCCGCATGACTCGTCGCCATCTCCGGCGCGGGCCCGTGCGATCGCTCGGCAGCACATGCAGGAGACACCTATATGAGCTTGTTCCGAACCAAAGACATTGACGCCATGCTGGTGGACAGACGCGTTTGCAGCCTGAAGAAGGTGCTGGGTCCGGTGGACCTCGTGCTGATGGGCATCGGCGCCATCATCGGCACCGGCATCTTCGTGCTGACCGGCACCGGCGCTTTGACCGCCGGCCCGGCGCTGACCGTGTCTTTCGTCATCGCGGCCATGGCCTGCGGCTTCGCCGCGCTGTGCTATGCCGAGTTCGCCTCCGCCATCCCGGTGTCGGGATCGATCTATACCTATAGCTACGCGACTCTGGGCGAGATCATTGCCTGGATGATCGGCTGGGACCTTCTGCTCGAATACGGCCTGGCTACCTCGGCGGTGTCGGTGGGCTGGTCGGGATACTTCCAGTCGCTGGCGGCGGGTTTCGGTCTGCATTTGCCGGCGGCGCTGACGGCGGCTCCGGGGGCTGTGCCGGGCGTGCACACCTTGTTCAACCTGCCGGCCTTCCTAATCATGCTGATCACCACTTGGGTGGTGTCGTGCGGCGTGCGCGAGTCGGTCCGTCTCAACAACCTTATGGTGGCAATCAAGATTTCGGTGGTGGTGCTGTTCATCGCGGTCGGCGTCTGGCATGTCAAGCCGGCCAACTGGCAGCCATTCGCGCCGTTCGGGGTATCCGGCATCTTCAATGCGGCGGCGCTGGTGTTCTTCGCCTTTATCGGCTTCGATGCGGTGACCTCAGCCGCCGAGGAAGTGCGCAATCCGCACCGCGACCTGCCGGTCGGCATCATCGGCTCGCTGACGGTCTGCACAGTGCTATACGTGATAGTCGCGGCCATCATGACTGGCGTCGTTCCCTTCGCCAAGTTCGCCGGCATCGACCATCCCGTGTCGCTGGTGTTGCAGTACGCGGGACAGAACTGGGTGGCTGGCTTTGTCGACCTGGGCGCCATTCTCGGCATGACCACGGTGATCCTGGTAATGACCTTTGGCCAGACTCGCGTCATCTTTGCCATGTCTCGCGACGGCCTGCTGCCCGCCAAGCTGTCGTCGGTCCACCCGGTGCACGCCACCCCATTCTTTGCCACCTGGACCGTCGGCATCGTGTTCGCGATGATCGCCGCATTCGTGCCGCTCAATGTGCTGGCCGAGTTGATCAATATCGGCACGCTCTCCGCCTTCACGCTGATCTCGATCGCGGTGCTGGTGCTGCGCCGGACCCGTCCCGAGCTGCCGAGAGCTTTCCGCTGTCCTGGCGTGCCGGTGGTTCCGCTGCTATCGGTGGGCTTCTGCCTGTTCCTGATGGCGCACCTTCAAGCGCTGACCTGGATCGCTTTCCTCATTTGGCTGGGGATCGGCCTGTCGATCTACTTCCGGTACGCGCGCCGCAACGCGGTGCTGCACGGTGGCACCAGGTAGCACGCGGTGCTGGCCGTAAGAGTCCCGAGACACGGTAAGCGGATGTGGAAGCCGACCTTGGAGTAAGCGAAAACCCCAGCCCCGCCCGCACCGAGAAACTGGGTAAGATGCCAACCCGGCGCCGGCGCGACAAGATCGCCCGCAGCCGAACGGGATTGGGGCTCCCCGCCCCATCAACGCCGCACCGCACTGTAACCCAGGCGGTGTGTCAAGGAAGGCAGAGCTACAGCTTTGCATTCCCCACGTCATGGAGAAGAAGTTGAACGACCGTACCCACGCGGCGGCCGCTGTCCGCCTTTTCGGCACCTGCGAAGGCCTGTCCCACGAGCGCGTGACGCTCGCGACCGATCCGGAATCCGGCCTGCAGGCCATCATCGCCATCTACAACACCAGACTGGGCCCCGCCTTCGGCGGCTGCCGGTACTGGGCCTATCCCGCCGAAGTCGACGCGCTGTCCGATGCGCTGCGCCTGTCACAGGGCATGGCCTACAAGAACGCCCTCGCCGGGCTGCCGTTCGGTGGCGGCAAGGCGGTGATCCTGCGTTCCCCGGCGCAGACCGACCGCCAGCAACTCTTCCGCGCCTTCGGCCGCATGGTCGAGTCGCTGCAAGGCAGCTATATTACGGCCGAGGACGTCGGCACGACGGTGGACGACATGCGTGCCGTCCAGGCCGAGACCCGCTACGTCAGCGGCATGCCGCGCGACGGCGGCTTCGGCGGCAATCCCTCGCCGTGGACGGCATACGGCGTGTTCGTCGGCATCGAGGCGGCGGCGCTGTATCGCCTGGACCGCAAGTCGCTCGCCGGCTTGTCCGTGGCCGTCCAGGGACTGGGTTCGGTGGGATGGGAGCTTTGCCGCCGTCTCCATGAAGCGGGCGCCACCCTGACCGTGGCCGATATCGACGCCGGCCGCACGACGCAGGCGCAACAGCAGTTTGGCGCCCGCGTCGTATCGCCGGAAGCCATCACGGCCGTCGACGCCGATGTATTCGCGCCTTGCGCGCTGGGTGCCGTCATCACCCCGGCCGTGGCCGAAAGCTGCCGCTTCCGGGTCGTCGCCGGCGGGGCAAACAATCAACTCGCTTCGCTCGCCGAAGGCGACACCCTGCACCAGCGCGGGATCTTCTATGCGCCCGACTTCCTCATCAATGCCGGCGGCATCGTGAGTTGCGCCCGGGAATACCTCGGCGGTGTCGACGAATCGGCCCTGCGCGACGAAGTGGCAGGCATCCGCGAACGGGTGCTCAGGCTGGCGCAACGCGTGGAGTCGACCGGCCAGGCGCCGGCGCGCGCGGCGGTGACATGGGCGCACGAGGTGTTGTCGCGTGGCATCGGGCCGAACTGAGCGTCACGTCGACCAGGAGGAAGCCGATGAACGAATTCCCGAAGCCCCACAGTTCGACCAGCGCCAGCGACAAGCTCGTCATCCTTGATACCACCCTGCGCGATGGCGAACAGTCGCCTGGCGCGGCAATGACCGTCAGGCAGAAGATCGCGGTCGCCGAATATCTCGATGCCCTGAACGTCGATGTCATCGAAGCTGGCTTTGCAGCCAGCTCGGATGGGGACCATGACGCCATCCGGGAGATTTCCGGGCAAGTGAAGGGCAGCGTGATTTGCTCGCTCGCCCGTGCCAATGAGCGCGATATCGAGCGAGCCGCCAATGCGTTGAGGAGCGCGAGAAGATCCCGCATCCACACCTTTATCGCCACGTCGGCGTTGCACATGGAGAAGAAGCTGCGCATGACCCCGGAGGAGGTGTATCTGCGGGCGTGCACTGCCGTCCGCTTCGCGCGCCAGTTTACGGACGACGTGGAATTCAGCCCCGAGGATGGGAGTCGATCGGACCCCGATTTCCTCTGTCGCGTGATCGAAGGGGTCATCAAGGAAGGGGCGACCACGATCAACGTCCCCGATACCGTTGGCTATGCCATGCCCGTCGAATTTGCCGAGGGACTGCGGAAGCTTCGCGAGCGCATTCCCAACTCCGACAAGGCCATATGGTCGGTGCATTGCCACAATGACCTCGGCCTGGCGGTTGCCAATTCGCTGGCGGCCGTCAAGTACGGTGGCGCCCGGCAGATCGAGTGCACCATCAACGGGCTTGGCGAACGCGCAGGCAACGCGTCCCTGGAAGAGGTCGTCATGGCGGTAAAGACCAGGCGTGACCTGTTCGGACTTGACGTTGGCGTGAACACCACGCATCTGGTCGCTGCCTCCAGGGCCGTTGCCGAGGCCACGGGGTTCATCGTTCCGGCGAACAAGGCGGTGGTCGGTGCCAATGCCTTCGCACATGCGTCAGGCATCCACCAGGATGGCATCCTGAAAGCCCGTGAGACCTATGAAATCATGCGGCCGGAAGATGTTGGATGGGACAAGGGCGCGCTCGTGCTCGGCAAGCTCTCCGGCCGGAATGCTTTCAAGCACAGGGTTCAGGAACTCGGGCTGCATTTTCCCGACGACGAAGGGCTGTCCGCTGCCTTCGCCCGCTTCAAGGGACTGGCGGATACGAAGGCCGCGATTACCGATGACGATCTGAGGCACATTGCCCTCGGCGTGGCGGAATCCAGTACGGTCGGCGCTTCATAAGCGCTCCCGGCCACGCCGCCGGGAGCTACCGCAGGCGGCGCTCAAGACAGCGCCGTCTGCTTCCCGAACGTCGGGACAAGCCGACGCCAAAGCTCCGGTAGCCGCGCGAGGCGCGCAGCATGATTGACCACCAGCAGCGCCGTCGCCACCGTCTTGCCCGGATTTGTGATGGCATGTGCGACGTCCGCGCCATAGCGGGCGGTCTACCCATGTTTCAGCCTCTCTTCTTCCCCGCCTGAGCGCACCGTCATTGACCCTGACTGGACCGACAGGTGCTCGGGTTACCCCAGGGGGTCCCATGCCCGCTTCCGACATCGCCCTCCACGACCCGCTATCGGCCTGCCGCGCCCGGGTGATCGGGCAGGCCAATGAAGGGAGGCGCTTCTAACAATCGGATGACCGGTTACGGGGCGGAGCCGACGCGTGAACGTCCGAATGACGACGCATGTGAATGGCGGCTTGTGGCCTTGAACGGACCGATGCCCGCCGCTAGAAGCTTGTCACGTCCGGGCCAAAGGCGACCGGCCTTCGGCCGACCTGGATGCTGAGGTCCATATAAACGCTGCTAGACTTCGGACGAAGCCCCTCGCTCAGAATTCAACCGTCCGGTATAGTGACATGACTGAATTCCCTCTAACGTTTATCAGCCAGATCGAATGGGAAAGCTGGTTGGCGCAAAACGGCGGCACTTCGACCGGAGCATGGCTGCGCCTGGCGAAGAAAGGAGCCGAACAGCCAACCGTAACGTACGAACAGGCGTTAGAAGGCGCTCTATGTTATGGCTGGATTGATGGTAAAAAACAGGCCGAGAGCGAGAAATACTGGTTGCAACGCTTCACGCCACGCTCGGCAAAAAGCATCTGGTCAAAGCTAAACAAAGACAGGGCTGAAGCGCTGATCGCCGCAGGGAGGATGCGCCCGCCTGGCATGACGCAGATCGAGAGAGCTAAGAAGGACGGCCGCTGGGAGGCAGCTTACGCGTCAGCAAGTAAGTCGATAGTGCCGGACGACTTACAGGTAGCGTTGGACGCAAATCCGAGAGCCAAGAAGTTCTTTGCAACATTGGATAGCCGCAACCGCTATGCCATCCTGTTTCGCGTACAGAATGCCAAAAAGCCAGAAACCCGGGCGCGCAAAATCGAAGAGTTCGTCAACATGCTGAATCGCGGTGAGGCCTTCTATCCCTAGAGCCTTTCACTTCTGGCGGAATTTTCGCCACATGGGCATGTCACCTCTACTGACCGTTTTGGCCGATGGCCGCCGCGTGCAGCGCGTACGGGTAAGCGACAGAGACTGGCCGAGCCCGGAAGCTTGAAGCCGGGTGCCGGCCGTGCTGGCGATCCCACGGCCAGCTTCCGTATTCGACCCGTCACGGTCATTCGCGGACCCATCTGCGAACGACCGAAGTTCGATGCAGATCATCCCAACTGATTACGCTGGACCGGCCTTCTCGCGCATCGGCCTCGCGGGCGCAAGCGGCAAACCATCGATGGTCACCTGCAGGCCGTCCTGCCAGCCCGGAACCGGTGAGCGCAGCGTAAGGACCGAACCCGCGCCGCGGACAATCGCTTCGACGATCGCCAGGCCAAGCCCGCTGCCTTTGGCTGTAGTCGCGCCGCGCTCGAACGGTTTCGTCAGGCGCTCAAGTTCATCGTCCGGCAGCACTGGTCCTTGATTCCTTACACTGAGCGTACCGGTGACCGACAGCACAATCCCCACCGGTCTCCCGGGCGCACCGTGCTTGAGCGCATTTTCAACCAGATTGCGCACGACTATGGCGAATGCGTCCGGATCGATCCACGACGGCACGGGCTGGTCGGGCAGGTCGAGCTGGATCGGCTTCGCAGATGCAACGCGCCGAAAATCCTCGACGACAAGCTCCAGTACCGGGCGCAGATCCTGCGGCGCGTCCCCGAGCACGCGTCCATTTTCGGCCTTCGCGAGTTGCATGACTTTCGCTGACCCGCGACAGGGCGTGCAGGGCTCTCTCGACATTCTGCACGCGTTCCCGCATGGCGGCGGAAGGCATTTCGGCCATGAGGCGCTGCGTCTGCGCGAGGGCTGCGGCAATCGGGGTGCGCAACTCGTGTGCGCTATTGGCAGTGAAGCTACGCTCCGCAGCCAGCGCGCGCTCCAGGCGAGCCATCAGGTCATTGACCGCGTCGGCAACCGGAGCGACCTCCGTCGGCAGTTCCTTCTTTTCGAGCGGTGTCAGGTCGTTCTGGCCGCGTGCAGCGATGCTGCCGCAGAAACGCCGGATTGGCCGTAGCCCGGTGCGGACAATCAGCCAGATGCCACACAGGCCCACCGGCAGAAACAGGATGAGGACCCTGGCGACACCACATCGTGGGCCTGCTGACGGCCGATGTACGGGGCCATGCCCATCATCACGGCCTCGGCCACGATCAGGCCGCGCGAGATGCCGAGGTTGTGCTGCATGCGGGCTTCGTCGACGATCAGCCCGCCCAGCGCGAACTTCGCCTGGTGCAGCGCGCCCGAGGTGAGGATGAAGCTCTCCGGAATGGCGATCCATTCGGCGTGCCAGGGACCGGTGGCACGCTCGAAGTCCTGCACCATCGCGTCGACCATCAGGCCCGCGTGCTGGCGCACCGCCTTCGAGGCTGCGAGCATCAGTTCGCTCGAGATCGGGTTGCGCTTCTGCGGCATGGTGCTGCTCGCGCCGCGGCCCTTGACGAAGGGCTCGTAGACTTCGGCGAATTCCGTCGAGGCCATGATCATGATGTCGAGCGCGATCTTGCCCAGCGAGCCGGTGACCAGCGCCAGCAGGTTGACCGCCTCGGCGAAGCCATCGCGCGCCACGTGCCAGGTGGTGGCGGGCACGCCCAGGCCCAGCTCGGCAGCCAGCGCCTCTTGCACCGCGAAGCCCTTGTTGTCGCCTTGTCCGCCCAGCGACGCCAGCGTGCCGGCCGCGCCGGCGAACTCCACCACCGCCACGCGCGGGCGCAGTTCGGCGATACGCTGCTGGTGGCGGTCGAACATGGCCAGCCAGATGGCGGTCTTGTAGCCGAACGTCACCGGCAGCGCCTGCTGCAGGTGGGTGCGGCAGGCCATCGGCGTGTTGCGGTGCCTGGCCGAGAGATCGGCGAGAATGGCGCGCAGCTCGCGGATGTCGGCGTCGATGCTGTCGAGCGCGTCGCGCATCTGGAGTGCCACGGCGGTGTCCATGATGTCCTGCGTGGTGGCGCCCCAGTGCACGTAGCGTCCGGCCTCCCCGCACATTGCCACGAGCTGGTGCACGAGCGGCAGGATCGGGTAGCCGACGATGTCGGTTTCCTCGCGCATGTGGTCGAAGTTGATGCGCTCGATGCGCGATTCGCGGGCAATGGCCTCGGCCGCCTCCGCCGGGATCACGCCTGCCCGGGCCTCGGCCTTGGCCAGCGCGACCTCGACGTCGATATAGCGCTGCACCAGCGCACCGTCGGAGAAGATCTGGCGCATCTTCTTCGTGCCAAAGGCATCGCGGAAGAGGGCGGAGTCGACAACGGTGCTGGCGGCGGGAATCGCTGGAATGGAGTGTCTCGAGCGTGCGCCTGAACGATGGTCGCGATGGCCGCGCCGATATGCCGATAGCCTGGACAGATGTCTATATCGATCCTGCCTACACGGACTTTGGCGACATGGTGCGCGCGTCGCCGGACACACTTGTCAGCACGACTGATCGAGTCGCGCTACGGGCGGCAGATTGCCGAGATCGAGCAGGACGTAAGCGCGTCGACCCTCGCCGACGAAACCGTGGCGAAGGCGCTGAGGCTCGAACCGGGTGCGTCGGTATTGAAAATCGTCCGGCGCTATCTGGACGCCGACGGGCAGACCTTCGAGGTTACGGCGACGGTGCATCCGGCGGACAGCTTTTCAGTGTCGATGCGATTGAAGCGTTCCACTTCGTAGGCGAATGCTGCTTTGGGCGGGGAGCGGCCTTTGCATCTTCGGTTTGGGTGGCGCTTCCCCACGGCAGATTCAACCGGTCGATGCAACAGCTTGATGGAATCGTTCAGCCGGTGTAGCGAAGTTTAGTGTCTTGCGCTAGCGATTCTTCAGTTCAGCCAGGAGCGTCTGCGCGGTGCGCACATCGGTGAGGTCACTTCCTTCCCTAATGCTGTCGCAGGCGGGCTGTAGCACGGCGCATGCATGCTGAATGTCGCCCGCTGCTGCCAACTGACGGGCAAGGCTGATCGCCGCCCGAAGCCCGGGAAGACCCGCGCCCTGTCTTTGTGCAACGGCGATTGCCTCGTGAAGGGTCGCTAGTGCTTCGTTTCGTTGCATGGGGTGCCGAGTCGCAAGCAATTCGCCTTTCAGGCGCAGCATTTCCGATAGCTGGAAGCGTCCGCCGTGACGATTGACAGCGGCGAGCGCCCGATCGATCTCGACGAGCCCTGCCTCTGGTTTGCCCGCGCAGCCAAGCGCCTCGCCAAGCAGC
Protein-coding regions in this window:
- a CDS encoding UTRA domain-containing protein, with the protein product MSARLIESRYGRQIAEIEQDVSASTLADETVAKALRLEPGASVLKIVRRYLDADGQTFEVTATVHPADSFSVSMRLKRSTS
- a CDS encoding amino acid permease, with amino-acid sequence MSLFRTKDIDAMLVDRRVCSLKKVLGPVDLVLMGIGAIIGTGIFVLTGTGALTAGPALTVSFVIAAMACGFAALCYAEFASAIPVSGSIYTYSYATLGEIIAWMIGWDLLLEYGLATSAVSVGWSGYFQSLAAGFGLHLPAALTAAPGAVPGVHTLFNLPAFLIMLITTWVVSCGVRESVRLNNLMVAIKISVVVLFIAVGVWHVKPANWQPFAPFGVSGIFNAAALVFFAFIGFDAVTSAAEEVRNPHRDLPVGIIGSLTVCTVLYVIVAAIMTGVVPFAKFAGIDHPVSLVLQYAGQNWVAGFVDLGAILGMTTVILVMTFGQTRVIFAMSRDGLLPAKLSSVHPVHATPFFATWTVGIVFAMIAAFVPLNVLAELINIGTLSAFTLISIAVLVLRRTRPELPRAFRCPGVPVVPLLSVGFCLFLMAHLQALTWIAFLIWLGIGLSIYFRYARRNAVLHGGTR
- a CDS encoding YdeI/OmpD-associated family protein, with the protein product MTEFPLTFISQIEWESWLAQNGGTSTGAWLRLAKKGAEQPTVTYEQALEGALCYGWIDGKKQAESEKYWLQRFTPRSAKSIWSKLNKDRAEALIAAGRMRPPGMTQIERAKKDGRWEAAYASASKSIVPDDLQVALDANPRAKKFFATLDSRNRYAILFRVQNAKKPETRARKIEEFVNMLNRGEAFYP
- a CDS encoding class-II fumarase/aspartase family protein yields the protein MRQIFSDGALVQRYIDVEVALAKAEARAGVIPAEAAEAIARESRIERINFDHMREETDIVGYPILPLVHQLVAMCGEAGRYVHWGATTQDIMDTAVALQMRDALDSIDADIRELRAILADLSARHRNTPMACRTHLQQALPVTFGYKTAIWLAMFDRHQQRIAELRPRVAVVEFAGAAGTLASLGGQGDNKGFAVQEALAAELGLGVPATTWHVARDGFAEAVNLLALVTGSLGKIALDIMIMASTEFAEVYEPFVKGRGASSTMPQKRNPISSELMLAASKAVRQHAGLMVDAMVQDFERATGPWHAEWIAIPESFILTSGALHQAKFALGGLIVDEARMQHNLGISRGLIVAEAVMMGMAPYIGRQQAHDVVSPGSSSCFCRWACVASG
- a CDS encoding Leu/Phe/Val dehydrogenase, whose protein sequence is MEKKLNDRTHAAAAVRLFGTCEGLSHERVTLATDPESGLQAIIAIYNTRLGPAFGGCRYWAYPAEVDALSDALRLSQGMAYKNALAGLPFGGGKAVILRSPAQTDRQQLFRAFGRMVESLQGSYITAEDVGTTVDDMRAVQAETRYVSGMPRDGGFGGNPSPWTAYGVFVGIEAAALYRLDRKSLAGLSVAVQGLGSVGWELCRRLHEAGATLTVADIDAGRTTQAQQQFGARVVSPEAITAVDADVFAPCALGAVITPAVAESCRFRVVAGGANNQLASLAEGDTLHQRGIFYAPDFLINAGGIVSCAREYLGGVDESALRDEVAGIRERVLRLAQRVESTGQAPARAAVTWAHEVLSRGIGPN